TTACATTACTTTCGAGGAGATAAGGCAAGACAGACCACATACTCTGgtccaaaggggaaaaaaaacccgCAAAACTTAAGAGACCATAAGAGTCCTTCCAGCAGAGCTAAAAAGGCAGTCTAGACTAGATGAAACCACCAGAACCACAATCATGAGATCTTCAGAAGGACACTCAGAAATGGAGACTATGAAAAGGAGGATGGTGTGCAGAcactaaaatgtaatttttccagCATAAAGCTTCCTTTACCCAGTTGTCATGGAGTGTGTAAAATACACTACTTCTGTGTTCACATACATGCATTTCCCCTCCTTCAGAAATAATGTCCTCAGGCAGCCCCTTCTCTTTAAGCTGGAAGAAAATCAAGAACTACATGTCATTTTCAAGTATTCAGAAGTCccataaaatattacaaataaccaatttgtgtttcttttgcttttaatatttctgcCTGCTTACAAATGCTCCTGTAATGCTAATTGGACACCATGACATTGGTTAAAGAAAATGCTTGAAATTAATCTAACAGACTGCTGCAATAGAAACTTAAAAACATACACCCTTTCCATAAATAATACAGAACTTTATTGCCCTCCTTTAAACCAAAGCACTTCAGACAAtgtttgctggaaaaaaatcgCCTTTTCAGTATGGTTCAggcttttctctttgtcttcacATAATCCCTGATGACAAAGGGCAGTGAAATTTGTGCAAGAGTTGGTCAGAAACACAAAACTCCCTTCAGTTATATTGTTACCCCAAAAACCTCACCTAGCCCACTGAGTTTTAACCCTGAATTGGCAATACCTAGTTGGTGACAAGGGCAATTCTTCTTTTGACACAGAGTACATACTTTGACAGCCTGCtcaaaaattcactttttcaGCATGAAAGTACTCAAAAGCTGAAGTTCATTCCTCTATTGCCCCTCCAAAAAGATGTCTCTGCTGTactgaagagaaaaggaaacGTTAGAGGCTGTAGATTCAAAGAAGCTGTCAAGAAGCAAAAACATTAAGTTGACTTAATAGCATTATTGGGAAATTGTTCTGGGCCCACTCTTGGCAGCAAAATGAGGGTTAACTCAAGTTGtagcaatatttaaaatagctCTGCAATCTTCCTTCTCCACCCAACTAAGCAACAGAAAATCGTGtcaataaatgaaaaacaccACACGTATTTAAGTGAGAGAAACCATCTAAACTTCCAACATTTTTTatcctcattttttttaatccaaaagaTTTgtacagcatttttaaaaaataacttacaggatcaaaaggaaaataaatgcatagCTTTAAATCCTTAGAATACAACCTCCCCCTACTGTGGAAGAGCTCAAAGTCATAAAGTGCTGCAGATATGACCACACATCAGACAAATTATCTAGGAACTAacttatttttctggtttatttaaCAATATTCCAGGCTTagaacattaaattaaaaaaatctcacagaCAATGAGTAAGACTAAcaatggttttgctttttttttttttctcctttttttcaaagaatGCTGAGACACGTCAATTGAACCAActacaattttattttggataccaaaaaataaaaagaagctgGAAGGAAGAGAGTAGTGCATTGCACTGATCTCAGTAAAACTCCTGGTAAGCATCACTGTTTATGTTCAGCCCTAGTAGGATGAAGATGGACACAATGCTGCCAACAGGGGAAGGCCAAGTGCAGACCAAAGGTGCTCTGGGCTTTGCCTTGATTGTGAGGGCACAGCTTTAAATTATGCTCATGTAAAACAAGATCCACACGCTTCAGCATTTGCGCAGGTCCTGGAGGGAGGGCTTGCAGTGGTGGTAACAGCTGCTGCAAGTGATGACCACAAAAACCAAGAGCTCTATCTGGCAGACTGCTGGGGTGTTACAGGAGCTCAAGTATCTCAGTCCCttccataatttcattttgttgccCTCCCAGATAGCCTATATACTTGTGGAATTTTACACCAAGCCTGTGTTTTGCACCTTGGGCAAACATATACACCTCTCCAGTGGACATGGAGAGTAGCAACATTTGACAGGATGCACAGTGCATGTACTTTGTACAAGTGCAAATCACTTTTCAGGGGCTGGAAAGTGAAACCCCAGGCTTACTAACAGCCAAACACAGGCCACACCACTTGCTAACTGCATTTTTCCCAGGCTTAAACATTTTTGCTTATGCAATTGCAATTACTTACTTCACTGTTCCTTCAGCCTAACTTCTGTCCTTTCTCCTCGCTCACCCATCCCTTCCCACCACCTACAAAGAACGCAGAGGCCTCAAACTTCCAAAATCTATTAAACCAAACCATAAACAAACCATTTGGCAATAGATTCAATTCCATCACCATTCCCATTATTGTATGTTCCTGCTGTCTGTGCTCTTTTTACAACCAATGTCCAAGGGTGCCATCGTGATGAAAAACCCCAACTTTCTTTGTCCGGAAAGTAACAAGACAGATACTGCTCATTGTAGACTAACACCAATGTGGGGGGGTGAGACAccaataacagaaataaaaccccaagCAAACTTTGACTGTAAGTGGAAAATGCTAGGAGTCCTCCACTgcacctcaggaaaaaaaagctggtgCATCCATTGTGTCTAGCGTGAACTCTGATCCCGTTTATGACCTGCAGTATTTCATAAGagatgggggtgggggggtccTCAGGTtggtttcctttcttttttcttgtttgtcaAGTTCTCAAAAGGGTTTAAAACACTTATGCTTGGAGACACAAAGGGAGTAGCTACAATACACAACTCATTGAAAACAGTACTCAAACATTAGACTGAACAGGACTGAAGTCCACTCTACAAACTGAATTAAAGAGACAGGTGAAGAAAGTTTTTAAGTGCTAACATaacaaaaaacaattttaaagatTCACTAAGTATATGTGAGGAAATTGAGGGGTCcccttcttttaaatatatttacataatattaaagctttttattttgcttttcttgccaACAAAATTTTCTAGCTCCCCTGGGCAAAGTCCCCATTAAATGAAGAGGTTAAGGATTTTCTAGCATAGACAAACCGTTAGACCCGTGGCCTGTAGAcatctccctgccctctccttccctctctccctccctcccttacCAAAGGGCTGTTGCCTTGCCTGCTACACACCATGTGGCATCAGCCATGGCATCGGCACAAGGCGAAGGTAACACAACACTGCCTCGAACCCACACTTGGTTCCCACTTTGCAAAAGCACAAGAGACTACAATCAGGTCTTGCTTagacacaaagcaaaacaaacaaaaaaataattttgccatTTAGCTGCAGTCAAATGGTAAAACTGGACTAATGTGGACACAGCAATACCAGTTTAAGTGTTTATACCATTTACATTgcagtggaaaggaaaataaattatcctGGTATAAATGCATCCACACTACAGCCTATGCCAGCACAGTATCAGTTAAAATAATAACACATCAGTTCCCTAACCAACATAATTATACCGGCTGAACTTTACTAGCATAGACCAGACCTAAGACATGAGGTAGTGAAAATCAGGCTCAAGATCTTTTTTCATTCCATAGCAACAATatattctaaaaatattcaCTGCTCAGATCtatggattttaaaaacattttaaaatccaaaatttaAAGCTAGCATCCTGAGTCACACAGGATTTACAAATGGAggcataaatttaaaaaaacttccTCAAGGTCCTAactcaggaaaataattttatgataGAAAGCACATAAGCATGTGTTTGTCTCCCACTGAAACAAGTGGAAAGGAAGCACATGGATAAGTGCTTTCTGAAATCTGGGCCACAGTCAGAAATCATGGTCTTTGTAGAATTTATTTCCTCAttcatttcagtgctgtttgaTCACAAGTCATTCATGTTTTAAGTGGGAAAAACACAGACAATGGAAGCTAAATCAAGTTTGTTACAACTGTTCAATATTTACAGCATTCATAGcataaaacagaagaatttttgGTAACTTAAGACAAATACCTCTTTTCTTTGTCATTAAATGTACCACAGCAGTCCTGTTAAACAAACCCACTGTCTCGAATATTAAAGAAACTGTTGTTTATGTTTACTGagtcatttaaattaaaaatctgttccTGTTCCAAACCCCACTCTCCTTCATCTTCGTCCTCCGGTTCTGCCTCAGACCCATTGCGACTGTTTTCATACAAAAAGATCTGCTCATCCACGTGAGCCGGGGCTAACCGGTTTCTCTTCGCACTCACAACATTAGCAGAAGAACCAAAAAGGCGTTCAGGGAAGACCCTTGTGGCCAGAATACACCAGTATTTTTGAAGAACCTTTGGTAAAACTGGAAACAGTGCTAGTCTGTCAGACCACCACTTCAACGGGTCTTCATTCAAACCGAGGACCTTTTGTGACTTGAAGTTGCTCAACTCCTCAACGATTTGAGCATGCCATTCCTCCTGGTCTTCCACGCCTCCTGTTTGGCAAAAGATCTCTGCGAGCATGTTGTTGATGACACTGGTAGGAGGAGGAGTAGAGGagatgatgatttttttcataggGGGCTCTTCTGaaacagtgaagaatttctccTCAGTtctaaaactattttcttttactttctccAGCAGGCTTTTTGCTTCTTCCACCACTCTGTTTTCCACCTGCTGCCTCTCAAAGGCTGAAAGAAAAGGCAGTTTTTTGTAGCGGGGATCCAAGAAAGTTGCAACATTGAGAAACATGTCTATCTCAGGTGTGTGCTGGTAGGTGGTTGACAACTCTTTAGCAATCACCTCCTTTGCCATGCTGATTTCTTTCAAATCATTCTCTTTGATGTTCAGAGTGGTATTCAGAAGCATGTGGAGAAGTGGCTTCACCATACTTATCGTCGGGTACTTTGAAGCAGACATCATCTCTGCAACCTGCTtgaaaggctggagcagctccaccagCCCTTCGATTGTATTCCACTCACTGGATTCCAGCATGAGGTGGTGGTTGTTGCTGTCCTCCACGAGAACAGCCGCAATGACAAACTGCTGCTCCTTGAGGCGCTGCAGCATAGCGAGCGTGCTTCCCCACCAGGAAACACGGTCACTTACCAGCATGCAGTGGAGAAtattctgctgcttctgcttttcacTCAGCATGTACATTGCGACCGTAGACTGCTGAAAATACTCCACCAGTTTTCGGCACCTGGCAAGAAGGTTGCACAGTTTGGGGAGCTGAAAAGCTTGTTGTATTCCTGCGTTAAAAGTGTGCCCCAAACAAGGCATCTGTACGGGAATATCTAAGAGAGAGCAAGCTTTTACAATGTCTTTACTGTAATCTGTTGTAGCACCAAAGACTTTTGTATTGATCCCCCACTCAATGAATGTTTCATAAAGGACTCGTGTAATGGTCTCTGCAGTGTTATCCTCCGGTACTTCGAATGTTTTCAAACACCGCGAGTTCACAGCCAGG
This sequence is a window from Vidua chalybeata isolate OUT-0048 chromosome 2, bVidCha1 merged haplotype, whole genome shotgun sequence. Protein-coding genes within it:
- the ZBED1 gene encoding E3 SUMO-protein ligase ZBED1 is translated as MENKSLEGSPSDLKLVAHPRAKSKVWKYFGFDTNAEGCILQWKKIYCRICMAQIAYSGNTSNLSYHLEKNHPDEFCEFVKSNTEQMREAFATAFSKIKPESSQQVVQDSLIMKTYQNYENKKHQELTSAVISLICEGMYPASIVDEPTFKALLRTADPRYELPSRKYFCTKAIPEKYSAIREIVLKELTEVLWCGISTDMWRSENQNRSYVTVAVHFLSSSPANCLAVNSRCLKTFEVPEDNTAETITRVLYETFIEWGINTKVFGATTDYSKDIVKACSLLDIPVQMPCLGHTFNAGIQQAFQLPKLCNLLARCRKLVEYFQQSTVAMYMLSEKQKQQNILHCMLVSDRVSWWGSTLAMLQRLKEQQFVIAAVLVEDSNNHHLMLESSEWNTIEGLVELLQPFKQVAEMMSASKYPTISMVKPLLHMLLNTTLNIKENDLKEISMAKEVIAKELSTTYQHTPEIDMFLNVATFLDPRYKKLPFLSAFERQQVENRVVEEAKSLLEKVKENSFRTEEKFFTVSEEPPMKKIIISSTPPPTSVINNMLAEIFCQTGGVEDQEEWHAQIVEELSNFKSQKVLGLNEDPLKWWSDRLALFPVLPKVLQKYWCILATRVFPERLFGSSANVVSAKRNRLAPAHVDEQIFLYENSRNGSEAEPEDEDEGEWGLEQEQIFNLNDSVNINNSFFNIRDSGFV